The Pyrus communis chromosome 14, drPyrComm1.1, whole genome shotgun sequence sequence CTCAAACGTAATTATAACTGATGAAATATCATTACCAAATCCCAAGATGAAGCCACATGCCACAACCTGTCTGCATGTAATTCCATCCTTTGACTCCTTATTCTCATCTTTATTTTCCTTATTCCCTTATCTAGCAACTATTCCACGTCTGCATGCAAATTGTTGTTTTGGTTAGatgagaaaacaaaaagaatattCTTTCATTCTTTATCTCTTCAACAACCGTCTCATCACACCCTCATTCAACACCTGAATGCACGGCATAATCTTCAAATGATCAGGATAATTACAACTATTTAATTACCATGGTTTATTGTAACCATAATAATGTAAAGCAATTGAAAATCACATTAATATTCACATCCAACGGCTTAAGACCCTGTTCATTTAACAGCCTCAATTACTCAGACCGATGGTGCAAAATTGGGTCCAAACACAATGTAAACAATCAAGCtatcactcaaccattgatctcccgTTCTGTTACACAATGGTATTTTAACAATATTCATAATGAAAAACGCTTTCTCCACCGAAGCAGTTGCAACCAATAACATCAAAATCAATGTAAGAAGCTTATATACTAACTTATAAGCACGTAAAAATCCATCATGTTAAGCGTAAACCGAACTATTTCATGAGCCACAAATTGCAGGGTTTGGATTTCCAATGACAACTTAATATTTTTGTCATGAGTTACAACTTAATATCGAATTAATTACTAAACGCTTTTTGACACTTTATGAGTCGAATTTGACACTTAAGTCATGCACATATATAATAGGGTGAAGTACCGATGTAGTTCCTAAACTATCAGCCCAGTGCAAATTAAGTCcctgaattattttttcggTAAAATAAATCCCTCAAGTCATTAAGCCCTTAaaatttcatataggttgcgaatctaacatgtaatttaccctccaaagttaacttaCACTATTTATTATGAAAAACTACCAATTTAGGCTACAAAGTTAAccaatttaccctccaaagttaaccCTATACgctatttctttatgaaaaactaTCAATCTACCCTCCAAGATGTATCATATGCAATTAACGTAACTTAAATTgacggaaaattgaatatagtgctttgaatataatattaaggatgtaattgacagatttttataattcaatgactgatttttcttaaaaataataatttaaaagtcTAATTTTTCACTGATGTGAAAATTCATGAGCTAAATTGATAGTTCACCCTATATAATATGATGATTCTTAAAATAGATCATAATTTCCAAATCTTCGTATCATAAGACCAAAAAGATAGCGTCCATTTTGATTGAACAAAAGTAGAAATAGAGGCAGCCCCTCTTGCATGGCTAGTCTTTTAAAGGAAATCAGCTGCCTTGCTTGCTTAGTTGAACAGAAAAGGAGGGCATATGCATTCCAGACTCTGCTCCACCGACAATGTAATGACCATTACCTACTATAACTATAAAGTAATAGGTTGCTTAGCTTCAATTATTTTCGGCCCTGCTATGATCACTAGTCAACAGGACATGgtttttttctatgtttttatttatgttgtttcttaCATTCTATAATTTAGATTCCTGCACCGCAAATTCTAGATCTCTGCAATAGGTTTCTTAGCTTCAATTATTTTCGGCCCTGCTATGATCACTAGTCAACAGGACATGgtttttttctatgtttttatttatgttgtttcttaCGTTCTATAATTTAGATTTCTGCACCGCAAATTCTAGATCTCTGCATTGTACATTCTGAAATTGAAGTGTGACGTATTTTAGATCTATAGAGTGTTGCTCAAAGTATGTCGGAGTTTTTACTGATCTAGCAAAAGTGACTAGATCACATATACTAGCTGTAACCTTGCCTACAAGGATAGATGTGCCTCACGTACGTTGAAACACACCATGGAAGAACAAGCCGCCCTCGAGCGACGGTTGGCCGCACATGTTGCATGGCTTGGTACATCagtggctagccaatcatctgttCCTACCTTAAAGCATGGCAGATCCATTGGTTTAAGGGATTCACAACTTCGGAAAAAGAAAACCACGATAAACATTAATGAACCTGGTTCAAATCCTACCATCGCTAAATCGTCCATTCTAACGCATGAGATTATTTTAGATTATGGAAGTGTCCTAGAAGAGATGAATCCTCCTAacttaggttttaccatagctAGGTTTTGTGAAGTTTACTTCTATATGCGTTATTCTACTAGTTTTGAGACTCTCATTCGCTAATTGTGCCGACTAAAcgagacgacttcatcaactagtTCTGCATCATCAATGAAGATCTAATAGGACAACTACtcgagtatttacacactcaaggagtATTGTGATATTAATTATAGCATatttgtgattgtgtaaattataAGTAGATTGTCTTTAGGATTCCTATGTAATCTACAAGATCTTATTCCTCTAGAATTTTATCACTTGCAAGGCAAGTAAGCTTACTAAGTTTATTACAAATGAAGGCATGAGTGATGAGAAACATCATCACAAAAATTACCTCACTCTCTTCGTTCTCTCTGCCgacgcgctctctctctctcgtttcaATAAAATAGGTCACAACAATATGCACTATTTTTATGTGTAAGAACATTTTatacatatatctatatatagtGACCCATTAAGAGATCGTATTCTGCAACATTTTTAGTCATGAGCAAATCTACCAACTAAAATACTCATAATGCTATTCTTTGACAACCAAACACTCAACATAGACTGCGATCAAAACTTTTAATAATTAAGGGTgataaaaaattttgatttaccCACTTCCTCTCCCCTCTTTTCTCTCTACATCTCTCACTACTCTCCCACAGTAACTCACATCACTAACTTTTATCTCTgcatctctctctactctccTCAGTAACTCGCATGCATAACTGCAAGAGTCCTCATGGAGACCACCTTATTTCCACCTCATAAACTCCTAATCCATCTAATTTCCCTTGAAACCCTAGCAAGGTTGAGTTGTAATTTCACCATCTGGACTCCACCTTTCTTCCTCGAGCGTTTGATTCTTCTGAACTCAATTGCATCGAGATAGTTCAGTGTTTGCGCTGGCATAGTGACACAAATGAGAAACCATAATATAGgccttcattttcttttcctcttctttacGTCGAAAAATAGGTGAACAACTCTTTAACTACAATCTACATGTTGAGGCAGCTGATGCTGCTCCGGTGAGAGAAACCCTTGAGACTTTTTAAGCTGAGAAACTCGTTTGCGATGGACACGACCCTGCCTGTGTTGTTCCCACTCGTGTGCTCCCCTCAGGATCTTGTCACCACAGGCCTAGCAATGGAAAGTCATTTGCACACCAACTTAGCCCAAGTCAACTAAACGACACGTCTATATAAGCACCACAAATAAACTAAAATGCGGGATGGAGAAATTGAGCAAACAAAAACAGTGCCCCTGGGCAGTCAACCAGTCCTAACCTTGCATGTATACTGAGTCCACAAGTCCCGCTGCATCGTATTCACTCCAATGGCATCTGGGGTATCCGAATCAGGAACCAAACTTGAATCCTGATCGAGGAAAGATCTAATCATTTCCACAGAAGGTCCAACCACTTCTGTAGCCCATGTATTATCCGCTTTGCCTATATGTATcagaaacaagaaagaaaaaaaacgagTAGAAGAACATTACGCCAAGTCCCACTGAAAAACAAGAGAAACAAACGAAAAAAAGAAACTAGGAAAAAGGTAAGACACAGAAGCATACAGGATATGGATTCTGTTGCATCCAGGAAATGTATGTTCCATCCAAACAGTGTCTCCAGTTGATTTATCCTTCGTTTCTGTGAAACAATATAATTACGTTACAAATGTTCTCACTTATGTTTTCGAAACTGTTTAAGATTGTAGATATATAATCATTCAGAGTATAGATTAGCTAAATGAAATATGGAGTGGGGTCCTCCCTTCACCAACCCCATGGGGATGGTCTACGGGGTTCATTGCCAATACTCTCCATAAAATGTTTGAGGGGGGAAAGAAATTCAATCAAGAGGAAAGACCTTTGAAGTGCAAGAGATAACGTATACCTCAAACGATCTAGAATTGGTTGTTAAAACACTCTCACAATATCAAGGGCATCATATTCATTAAAGGATTTCCAACGATGAATAACAGCAGAAAAAGTGGTCAGATAAATAAGTTCTGTTCATAACTCGGAAGTACTTTTATTGAAAATGTACACTGGCCAGAAGTTATGAGAGTTAAGTCAGACTACCAGAGGCATGCTTCTATGGTGCAAACAAACATTAAAAAAGTGAGAAAAACATCACCAGAAATTCATGCATAAAGAATTCAGGTAAATGTGACAAAATCAATTTACCTGACGACGAACTAGTCTTCGGGTGttcattttcattttatcaATAGCTTCTTTTAACACGATTTTGGGTTGGCTGTCACTGAAGGACTTCAAGATTTCCCTCATGTTCTCCATCAATTTCTTATCAGCCAGGTCTACTGATTTCAAGGACATGGACTCATCTATCAAATGATTTCCTTCATCACTGGCTTCAACAATGTAAGCTCTcaaaaagttttcaaactcCCGAACCCCAATGGCCTGCCGCAAACCACGAGTATAATCTGCATTTGGGTTGAAAATTTCATGGACTTCATTAAGCAACCCAGCGTCTATCATGCAATCTACTCTTTGGTCCACATATTGGTCCAGCACAGGGAGGGAAGCATCCACACATATACAACAGCAATTGTATCTGAAATTATCAACTCGCCCCCAGTTCTGCCCAGCCACATGCAAAAATTAAACATCATGTTGTTTTCatcttattaattttattatatttaaaatatgtaagGAACATAGGGAGGTCCAATCTCATCAAAGCAATTACACTTCCAACTTCCAGTGTGGAAAGAGAgtgaatttttataaatatacataaaaaaataaaataaaaaataaaaaataaataaaactaacataTGAGCAACCAAGAACTTGGAAGTTGTACACAAAATAAAGGGCAACAGAAATGGTCCATTATGCTCATGCTAGAATAATATCATTATCTTTTAAAAAATGTCGAAAGAAAATCATAATGCTTTGATTAATGAAGATGTCCTATCTGAGGTAAAAAAATAGATCCTCCTTGAAGGAAACAGATATACGTATAACATTGCATATAACTAGAATACCACAGAATATATGAAAAAATAGGAAAACAAAGCTTACGCACTTTGGCAGCATTTCCCTGAAGAAGTTGGCTAGGAAGAACACCATGGTGAGCATACAGACTAAGGTACTGACTAATCTGCAAAAGATTCAACATAAGATGTCGAACTGAAATACATCCGTTCTGCCACAGGGTATCAGATACATGATACTTAAGAATAAACAGCACATAAAAGCAATTGAAACTGTATGTTTGCATGACTCATTGCATCGAATATGGGACTCTTAAATAAGACTTTAGGACAAATAAAAGAATTTCTACTGGAGTGTAAAATCATTTATAACATTTATCCCAAAGTATAAATTTgagaatataaaaagaaaaaataaaactaaacaaTCCTAAAATTCTGGACATGTAACAAAGTAATTGTTTCAAAAACAATCTAATTTGAAGGCACCT is a genomic window containing:
- the LOC137715486 gene encoding tRNA dimethylallyltransferase 2, with translation MESSDAAIETQRPQNHEPIEEKPKVVVIMGPTGSGKSKLAIDLASHFPVEVINADSMQVYSGLDVLSNKVPLHEQKGVAHHLLGTVSPNVEFTAKEFRDSAIPLINDILSRNCLPVIVGGTNYYIQALVSPFLLDETVEDIDECCLGDYPGDGQPQAELVIEVDNSSCGYDHLKAIDPVAANRVHPNNHRKISQYLSLYAHHGVLPSQLLQGNAAKNWGRVDNFRYNCCCICVDASLPVLDQYVDQRVDCMIDAGLLNEVHEIFNPNADYTRGLRQAIGVREFENFLRAYIVEASDEGNHLIDESMSLKSVDLADKKLMENMREILKSFSDSQPKIVLKEAIDKMKMNTRRLVRRQKRRINQLETLFGWNIHFLDATESISCKADNTWATEVVGPSVEMIRSFLDQDSSLVPDSDTPDAIGVNTMQRDLWTQYTCKACGDKILRGAHEWEQHRQGRVHRKRVSQLKKSQGFLSPEQHQLPQHVDCS